The Marinomonas sp. CT5 genome contains the following window.
CGTATTGTGCGGCTTTGACTTTGCGAAGTAGGTCTTGAGCATCACGACCAATACCTTCTGCAGTGATTTCCATTGCTTGGATTGTGCCTTCTGGATCGATCAAGAAAGTTGCGCGGTCTGCAAGACCTTGGCCTTCACGCATTACACCGAAGTTGTTAGTGATGTTGCCTGTTTGATCGCCAACCATGTAGTACTGGATTTTGCCGATGGTGTCAGAGCTTGCGTGCCATGCTTTGTGTGTGAAGTGTGTGTCTGTAGAGACAGAGAATACTTCTACACCGCGAGATTGAAGTTCAGCGTAGTTGTCTGCCACATCGCCTAGTTCAGTTGGGCATACGAAAGTGAAGTCAGCTGGGTAGAAGAAGAATACGGCCCATTTGCCTAGCACGTCTTTTTCAGAAATTTCTACGAATTCGCCGTTTTTAAAAGCCGTTGCATTGAATGGTTTGATTTGCGTGTTGATCATTGTGTTTCTCCTAATATGTGTTTGAGTGCGTTACCAACAGGACTCATATTAGGGAAAACGGGTTTATTAATAAAATTGTTAATAACTAAAGTTTTAATTGTTAAAAACTATTTAGGATTAAGTCTTCCTCTCTATCAGGGTATTGTTGTCGAATGGACTCGATTTGGGAGTGCAACGTTTTTAGGATGGGGACTAAATCTGGATCAAAGTGAGTACCTGAATTTTCTTCGATATAAGCCAGCGAATCTTCTAAGGTCCAAGCTTCTTTATAGGGACGTTTTGACATCAATGCATCGAGTACATCGGCAATAGCGACAATGCGACCTTCTAGGGGGATTTCTTCACCTTTTAAACCATTTGGATAACCGCTACCATCCCATTTCTCATGATGGGTGAGGGCGATGGTTTTGGCTATCTGCAACATTGGATCGTCGTCTTCTGCCAGTATTTCGCCACCATATACGGTGTGCAGTTTCATGGTTTCCCACTCTTCTGGTGTGAGCTTTCCGGGTTTTAAAAGAATGGCGTCAGATATACCGATTTTACCCACATCGTGCATGGGAGCCGCTTGAAAAATGAAATTAACCCATTCTTCATTGCCACCATATGCTTGGGCAAGCATACGTGCATAATGACTCATGCGGATAACGTGAGCGCCCGTTTCATTGTCTTTGAACTCTACCGCGCGACCAAGGTGATGGATAATACGAAGCTGGCTGGCTTGTAGGGCTTTGGTGCGGTCATCGACTTTTTTCTGTAGTTGTCTATTTTGATCGTACAGCGCAAGGTGTGTGCGGACTCTGGCGCGAACGATGGGTGGGCTAATGGGTTTGATGATGTAGTCTACCGCACCTAAAGAGAGCCCTTTTTCTTCGTCTTTGATATCGTGCTTGGCGGTCACGAAAATGACTGGAATCGTAGCGGTAACAGGGTTGTTTTTTAGTTGTTGGCAGACATCATATCCATCCATTTCTGGCATCATGACGTCGAGTAAAATAATGTCTGGGCGAGGTGCGAGAGAAGCAATGGCCAATGCCTTTTTGCCATTCAGTGCCACTTGGATGGTGTATTCATCAGATAAAGAAGCGACCAATACATCAATGTTTTCGGGTGTATCATCCACAATGAGAACGGTTGGTTTCTCTAACCATTTTGATGTTCTAGATTGCTCAAGCGTCGTTTCTATCATGATGTCTACTTCTCATGCTCTTCCAAATAGTGTGTAAGCTTCGCTAAGTGTGTCGCAGCCAGATCAAAATCATAAATTTTTAGTGCAGCAATGATTTTTGTCATTACGGCATGAATGTCTTTATCGGCGATATTTGTAAGCAATGTTTGTGCTAAAGACAGTGCCTCTACTTCATTTCTATCGATATAAGTTATTAATGTTTGTATATGGCTTCTCAATTCACTTGCTTCCATCACTGGTGCTGTCAGCAAGCCATCATCTCTAGTAGGTTTGATTGCGCTACGCCACGCCCTAAGCTCACTTAAGATGATATTTAAGTCTTGCTCTACAGATATCAGTATAGGCGTTATATTGTTATTTTTTTCTTCAAAGGCTTTTTCTAGTTTTTCTGCTGAGACGGCGAGCTCGGTCATGCCTAATGTTGCAGCGTTGCCTTTGAGTGTATGCGCAAGTCTATTGGCCAATACGAGATCGTTCTCTTTCATGGCTGCTTTACATTCATCGATGAAGGACGCATGTGTTTTTAAGAAGCGTTTTAATAATCGAGTATAAAGCGGTTTTGTTAATGTTCTTGCTAAGCCTAGTTCTGCATCAATATGAATGCTGTTTGGGAGTTCTGCGTCGTCTGTTTTGTTGTCTGGAGCTGTGATTGGTAAGGCGGCACTAGTTTTGATGATAGGCTTTATCCAAGTGCGTAAAGTTGTAAACATGGTTTCAAAGTGAATCGGCTTGGCAATATGATCGTTCATACCCGATGCTTTTGCGTATTTGATGTCTTCGGCCATGACATTGGCTGTCATGGCAATAATCGGAATATCTTGATATTGCTTCATGGATCGAATTTTTTGGGTGGCGGTATAGCCATCCATGACCGGCATTTGGCAGTCCATTAAAATGCAATCGAAGAGATCCGATCCCAGTAAATCTATGGCTTCTTGCCCATTTGTTGCTGAGGTAAATAGTATTCCGTTGCGTGACAGTATTTCTTCAGCCAGTTCGCGGTTAATTTCGTTGTCTTCGACTAGCAAAACCTTTGCTCCTGCCAGTTCGTCGGAGAAGGAGATATCATGGCTATCAATAGGATGATTAATGACAGAAGCGGATTGTGGGCCGCATAGTTGAATGATTTGATCAAACAAACTTGACGTTGTAACGGGTTTGGTCAAATAGGCAGAGATTGGTAATCCTTCACCTGCTTTACGTGCCTCTTCTAGTCTATAGGCTGTCACCATGATAATGCTCAGAGGGGTGTCATCGGAGGTTTCATTTAGGATTGCTTTGCAAGTGTCTATGCCGTCTAAGTCTGGCATTTTCCAGTCGATGAACATAAGTGGATAAGGCTGAGAGGCGGCTTTAAGAGAGGCAATGTATTTAATGGCTTCTCGACCATGGCTAAAAGATCGACAGTTGAGTCCGAGTGCTTCGACGCTGGCCTTTAAGACTTCTCTTGCACTGTCATTATCATCTACGATCATCACTTGGTTCAAATTGGCATGCGTGTTTAAAGTATATGAATGTGAGATGCTTTCTGTGGATTCAAAATTTACCGTAAAGTGAAAAGTGCTGCCTTTATTTTCTTCACTCTCTACCCAAATTTTCCCCCCCATTAACTGAATGAGTCGTTTTGATATGGCAAGTCCAAGGCCTGTGCCACCGAAGCGTCGGGTGGTTGAGGTATCGGCTTGTGAGAAAGATTGAAAGAGGTTGCTTTGTTTGTCTTGGCTGATGCCTATTCCGGTGTCTTGAACCGAGAAGTGAATGGTGTTTTCTTGCTGATCTTGTTTGGAATATGAGACATGAATAATAATTTCACCCTGCTGAGTGAATTTAACTGCATTGTTCCCGAGATTGAGCAAGATTTGGCGTAATCTGGTGGGATCTCCGATCACTTGCTGAGGCACATCTGCATCAATGTCTATGATGAGTTCTAGACCCTTTTCTTCGATTTTTAGCTCAAGTACATGGGCCACTTTGTGGATGAGGCTGGGTAGCATAAAGGGCACATTTTCAATATCCATTTTGCGCGCTTCAATTTTTGAAAAATCCAAAATGTCATTAATAATATGCAAAAGAGACTCAGCTGAGTGACTGACTTTTTCTATATAACCGCGTTGTTTATTATTTAACTCAGTTTGGAGCGCTAATGATGACATGCCAATAATCGAGTTCATTGGCGTACGAATTTCATGGCTCATATTGGCAAGGAATTCGCTTTTGGCTTGGTTGGCGTTTTCGGCGGCTTCTTTTGCGCTTTGCAGCTCTTTTGTTTGCAAGGCAATATCGTTTTCTAATTTTTCTTTATACTGCGCAAGTGATTGCTGTGACATGAATTTTTCTGTCACATCGCGCCAAGAAATAATGGTGGCGGGATGGTTGTTAAACGCAATTGATAAAATGATCATGTCGGCGTAGATGCGTTCGCCGTCTGGACGCTGAAACACCCATTCTGTTCTGATATTTCCGTACATGTCCACCTGTTCGAAGTGATGCTTCAAGCAGGAAGAAGATAATGTTCCGTCGGTTTGTTTGTTTGGTGAAATATCGCCTATCTCTTTGCCTAATAGCGATTCTTTTTTTGGGTAGTTAAGTGTTTGAACGGCGGCGTCATTACAATCCACTATTTTTTGGTCGATGAGAATCCAGACAGGATCGGGTGTTACTTCAAACATAGAGCGAAAACGTTCTTCACTTTCTATAAAGCTGGATAGTTGGCGGGTGACCCGACGAGAAATTGCCCAAGCCAATAGTAATAAGATGGTAATGGATATACCGCTAATCCAAAGAATGCGTGATTTAACTTGCGATAATTGATCTTCGATTTTTTGGTCTAAATTTTTGGAGTTGAGTTGGACGAAACTACCAATTTGATCCACTAGTCGAGGTAAAGGTGAAAAGGTCTTTTCGAGTAAGTTGATAAGTTCGAGCTTTTCTTCCTCAAGTAAAATGTGTTCTACACGTTCTTCAAATAGGCCATCACCGCCTAATTTGATGACCTGCTCAGTATTGTCAAAAAAATACCCTTTGCCGAACAAGGTTTCGCCTAGCTCAATTCGTACTTGCTGAAGTTTTATGGCCGCTTCTGGATGGATTTTTGCAGACTCAGCAATAACGTAATCAAGGCGGTCTAAAGATGACTTGATTTGATTGTCTTTGAGGTCCGTAATGACACTCAATGAGTTCGAGGCGATCATTACATTGAGCGCGACTTCAAGTGTGTTGATGTCTTCCATCGCGGTATTAAGAGCGGACTCCAGTCGTGACAAGCGTAACTTTAAATACTCTTCAGAAAGCTGTTTACGTTTTTCATATTTAGAGGTGTTGTATTGATAAATTAAGAAGTTTTCTTGTAGCCGATTTTTCCCCGTTATGGAATGAATTAAACTTTTTAATTGTTTTAAATCGTCCAGCGCTTTGCCTTGAAAATTAAGCTGTTTTTCATCTGAGTAATGTTTATATCGGCGGTCGTACCAGTCTGTAATGAGTAATGTAGTTTCTAATATCGCAAAACCATGGTCTGACAATTGAGCGCTGAAATATTGTGTTTGTTCATTGTTAGAGTCTGCTTCCAGCGTTTCAATGGCTTGGTAGTAAGAGTAAATATTAAATTTATCGTTTGCAGCGGGGTCTGACCCTTCAAATAAGGCTTGGCGTAATTTGCCACGATAGGCTGGCACAATTTCTCTCAGCTCTGCTGACGCATTCAATAATTTGGTTTGTTGTGCTCTAAGATCCAATCTTTGCTTGGTGAGTTCTTGTAAGGTTATGGTTAATATTGCTGCGCCGACGATAGAAGAGATCAAGGCGACGAAGGCCAAAAGCCACACCAAAGGAGAAATAGATAAGTGATGTCTGTCTAATATCATCATAATTAGGATCTACTGTTGTTTCTCGTCTAATCGCTGCTCACTGAATGTCTGCGTAAGGTCGTGTTTGTAACTTACCCTTGTTGATAAACTGTACCCAAATATGTTGTTTTTTTTGGTTTAAAATGAACAGTTCGTTTTGTTTCTGTGTATCATTACTATCTCGTAAAAGTTCTTTTAAGCTGCTTTCAATCTCGTCACTGGTGGGGAGATCTTTTAATGGCAACAGTGCTTGTCCAACTGTGAGAGCATTGATGTAGCCTTCTAGTTGTATCGTTGTTGGAGGAGCCATGTCCCCAAAACGTGCCATATCCTCTTTTAACTGTTTGATAATAGGGGAAGTTGAATCAATCAGCGAAGGCGTAGTTTGCGTGATTAATATCTTTGCTTCTGTATCGCTTGTTTGTGCTTGTATTGCCTCAAGCCCTGTAAATGAAAAAGCAGCAAAAAGAGGTGAAATACCAAAGTGCTCAAGTTGTTTTATAAAATTAGCACTAGTGCCATAAGTGCTGACCAAAATAATAGCTTTTGGAATGGGAAAAACTCCCAAAACATCGGCTACAGAGTGGTTTACCTCATTACTATTACGTTGATGTCTAATCTGCAGTATTGATGTTGGGTCCTTAAGACCAACGCTTAGCAATGCATCTATTGTGCTTGCTAATCCGGCATCACCGTAACTGTCTTTCTGTGCGAAAATCGCAATTTCATTCGGTTTAATACCAAAATCATTTATTAATAGATTAACTAAATAATAGGCTTCTTCGGTATAACTTACCCGAGTATTGAAAATAAAAGGCGATGCTCTTTCTGCTCTAAGAGATAGTGCGCCAGAGAACGGTGATATAAGCGGTATATCGTATTTGGATAAGACACTCAGAGAAGCAAGATTCGTCGGAGTACCAACACTCCCCAACATGGCTTTTACCCCGTAATCCTGAATAAGCTTAGTGACTTGTGATGGCGTTCGGCTTGGCTCATAGCCATCGTCTAATGGAATTAGCGATAGTGAATAGTTAAGTTTTTTGCTGTCGTTGATGTGTTTAAACCCCAGCTCTAGGCCTCTTACCAGCTGAGTTCCAGTCAAAGCATTTGGGCCTGTTAATGGTCCAGTAAAACCAAAGCGTAGTTCAGATGAGTGAGCAGCTTCACCTATTAAAACAAGGGACAGAGTTAAACAAGTGATGATTTTTAATATCATAAACAGATTTCATCCCACCAATGAAAAAGTAAAACAGGTGAGTCATCAGTCTAAGATAAAAAAACAGGAATGGAACGAAAGTTTGGTAAGTAAATGTCAAAGCTGGTAATCCAGCTTTGCATAGACAAATAAGTATCAACGCCACTGGGCAAGTCGTGCCATTTGTAAATGACGTTCTTGCTCGGCTTGGTCCACGGTAATGGGTGTGAATTGGATAATATTTCCCGGTTTTTGTTGCGCCAGAATACTGCCGCCAATGCGAGTCACACAGCCCATTTTTGGGTAGCCGCCGATGGTTTGTCTGTCTTGTAGTAAGACAATTGGCTGGCCATCTTTGGGGATTTGAATGGCGCCATAAGCAATACCTTCGGAGATGATGCCTTTTAAGTTACTATGGACTTCTTGTCCTTCTAAGCGATAGCCCATACGGTCCGAGTTGGACGACACTGTGTAATCGCTAGAGAAAAAATGAGCGCGTTCCAACGTGGAAAATGACTGGTACTGATAACCTAGAATGACCGGAATTTCTTTGTTGCCATAATTAGGAATTGCCAAATGAGGTACCGATCTTTTTTCATGATGCGGGTTTGCTTGATAGGGTAACAGGTCGCCTTTTTGCAATTTGTCGCCTTTGCCAGTTAATCCGCCAATCTGTTCACGGACTACCGTCGCCACACTGCCTAACGCGGGTTCACAAAGGAAACCGCCTTTTACCGCGAGGTAAGCACGCAGTCCCCAAACTGGCTGCTGGAAAGCTAAAATATCGCCTTTTTTAATGGCGTAGCTTTGCCAAGGCATGATGCTTTTATCATTCAGTGTTGCCGCTAGATCCGCTCCGGTAATCGCAATGCTGGTATCCGCTTGTGCTTCCACTGTGAACATACCAAAAGTAATTTCTACTTGGGCGTCATTGTCTTGGTTGTCTAGCAATGCATTGCCCCAGCGGAAGGCGACTTCATCCATTGGCCCGCCAGTAGTTAAACCAATAGATTGATGACCATGACGCCCTAGGTCTTGAATCAGTGCTAATAAACCAGGTTTGATTACTTTAAAAGCCATCGAGTTGACCTCCTTGCTCTAAGAATTCATCTCGAGAAATGGACTCGAATCGAACGGAATCTCCCATGGCGATGAGCGCAAGGTTTTTGCTGCTCCAATCAATTAAATTGACGGGCGTACGACCAATGATTTGCCAACCGCCAGGCGTCACACTCGGATAGACCGCGGTTTGATTTTCCGCCAAGGCCACACTGCCAATCGGCACTTTTAGGCGCGGTGTGGTTTTTCTTGGGACATGAAGCTCGTCTGGTGTATTCCCTAAAAAGGCGAATCCAGGTGTAAAACCAATGGCGTAGGCACGATAGGTTGTTTCGCTATGTCGTTTAATCACTTCGTCTAGGCTTAACTTACAATGGTTGGCAACGTCTTCGATATCTGGCCCGACTTCCTTACCGTAATACACTGGAATTACTACTTCGCGCTGGTCTGTACTCGAAAAGTTATTGGGATCAATGTTTTCTATGGTCTGGCGAATGGTTTTAAAAATAGCAAAGCGATCATAATGGTCGTCGTCAAACACCACTAACAGCGTGGTGTAAGAAGGCACCAGATCGACAATGCCCGACAGTTTCGCCAAATGCTGGGTGACCTGAGCAATGTAATTAGAGGTTGCTTCACTAATGACCTGACTAAAGGTCAGCAAGCAGGCCTGATTGCTGACCATTTCTAGGTTGGGGAAATCTTCACGGCTCATGATTTAATTCGTGTTTGCTTTAGTTGGTTGAGAAAGTTTTAGTCTATCCACTAAAGAGCGAATACGAGTTACTGCATCTACTGCATGAGCGCCATCACCATGAACACAAATGGTATCCGCATGAATCGCAAGCTGCTTTCCAGAAGTGGTAGTTAAGGAGCCCGTTTCGCACAATTGTTCGACTTGCTTTTCGATCAAATCGAAGCTGGCGTGTACGGCATTTGGCTCTTTTCTTGGCGTCAGTCTGCCTTCGTCCGTGTATAAACGATCGGAGAAGGCTTCGAACCAAACATGGATATCGTATTGCTTCGCCATTTGCTTGATTTCTGGGGCTTCGGGCACGGCCATGACCATCAGTGGCAGGGTGGCATCTAGCTCGCTCACCGCTTGCATTACCGTTTCTAACACCGAGAAGTCTGCCATCATGGTGTTGTATAAAGCGCCATGAGGTTTGACGTAATCCACTTGCGTGTTTTGGCTTTCACAAATGCCTTTTAACGCGCCAATTTGATATTGGATTAAGGCTTTTAATTCCGCTGGTGCGATGTCCATATTACGACGGCCAAATCCGACTAAATCTGGGTAGGCCGGATGGGCGCCAATGGTGACATTATGCTGTTTTGCCAGAGCAACGGTTTTAGCCATAGTGAGCGGATCCGAAGCATGAAAGCCACAGGCAATGTTGGCTTGATCGATGAAAGGCATGATTTGATCGTCCAAACCCATTTGCCAAGCGCCGAAAGCTTCACCCATATCGCAATTTAATTTCATGATTGTTTCCTTCTCTGCCTAGTTCTGAGACATGGTCATTGGTAAATAGGTCACGATTTCAGGGAATATACTGATTAATAGAATCGCAAGACCGATCAATAAGAAAAATGGTAGCGCCGCTTTTGCCACATACAAAATATTTTTTCCTGTTAGTGACTGAATCACAAAGAGGTTGAAGCCCACAGGCGGTGTGATTTGCGACATTTCTACTACTAATACGATGAATATACCAAACCACAACAGGTCAATATTAGCCGCTTGTACCATGGGTAAAATAACAGCCACAGTCAATACAACGACAGAAATACCATCCAAAAAACAGCCTAAAATCACGAACAATACGGTGAGATATAAGATAAGCTCCATAGGAGATAAAGACATGCCTGAAATCCACAAAGCTAATGCTTTAGGAATGCCTAAAAAGCCCATAGCGAGCGTCAGAAAGTGCGCACCGACCAAGATAAAGCCAATCATACAAGAGCTTTTTACGGCGCCTAATAAGCTGTCCATAAAGCTATGACGACTTAATGAGCCAGTAAAAGCAGCGAGTATCAAAGCGCCTGCCACACCAATGGCCGCGGCTTCCGTTGGTGTGGTAATGCCACCGTAGATAGACCCTAAAACAAAACCAATTAATCCAACAACGGGTAATAATTTGCGCAAACCTTTGATACGCGCTGACCAGCTGGTTTCATGGTCAACTGTTTTAGGCAATTCACTTTTGTGTAGATGTCCCCAGATCATGGTGAAGCCCATAAATAGGGTAACCAGTAGCAATCCTGGTAGCGCGCCAGCAATAAATAAACGAGCGATGGAAACTTCAGCTGCCACACCGTAAACAATTAAGATAATGGAAGGGGGAATTAATAATCCCAATGTACCTGATCCCGCCAAGGTGCCGATGGCCATGCGGTCGCTGTAACCTTGTTTACGAAGTTCTGGTAACGTCATACGCCCGATGGTGGCAGCGGTTGCAGCAGAAGAACCAGACACCGCAGCAAAAATCCCACAGCTCAGAATATTCACATGTAATAATTTACCTGGAACGCCGCCTAGCCAAGGAGATAATCCTTTAAATAAGTCTTCAGACAGACGCGTACGAAATAGCACTTCACCCATCCAAATAAACAAGGGCAGAGCGGTAAGTGACCAAGCGGTACTCGCTCCCCAGCTCGATGTCGCAAAAAGCAAATCGACTTGATAGTTCTCTGAAAGAATTAAGCCCAAGCCGCCAATAACAATAAGCGTAAAAGACACCCAAACACCCAAAGACAAAAGCGCCAGCATGGCAAATGCTAACAATATAGAAATCCACATCATATCCATTAGATTTCCTCCAAAGATAAAGCATCTTCTTGTTCACTATAGGTGGGTGTTTTGCCACGTAGCACTGTGATTAGGGCATCTAAAATGGCCAGCGTCAGCGCAATTACGCCAATAGCGACAGGTAATTGAGGAATCCACAGAGGAATCGGTATGTAACCATAGGAGACTTCCTCATAAATATAAGACTCGTACACCATGTAACAGCAGGCGTAAGACAAAAAGCAAAGTAGTCCGAAGGATAAGATGAGAATCACGCCTTCTTGTATCTTTCTTGGTACTGGTGAAAATCGTTGAATCAGCAAGGTGACTCGAATATGCCCCCCTTCACGAAAGGTATAAGCCAACCCAAGAAAGGTCGATGCCGCCAGAGCGTAGCCTGCGAAATCTTCCGCAGAAGGCACGATAAACCCGAATAAACGACCAACGATTTGTGCTAATAAAAGCAAGGTAATAATCACAATGCACAAACCGGACAACAGGCCAGAACAGAGGTAAAGTTTTTCTTTGAATTGGCTCATAATGTTCACTTTTTTGAAGAACAAATGGTGACCCCCGCCCAGCCTCCTCCTTAGCTGGGGGAGGCGCTATTTCGATGCCCTCTCAATATTCAAAGAGAGAGCTTGGGCGGTGGAAGAGGCTTAGTTTTGGTAACGCGTCAGAATCTCACCCACTTCTTTAGGTGCTTCCGCTTTCCATTCTTCCGTCATGGTTTTACCAATGGCTTGCAATTCTTTTAACAACTCTGGAGACGGATCTGTTACCGTCATGCCGTTGGCGGCGAGTGTGGCTTTATCTTTCGCTGCACGCTCAGCTACCTTGGTCCAACCAGCCGCTTCCGCATTTTTGGCTGCATCCAGTATTACTTGTTGGGTTGCTTTATCTAATCGACGGAAAGAGCGTTTATTTACCACAACAATATTTTTAGGAATCCACGCTTTAACATCTGTGTAATAGTTTACGTAGTCCCAAGCTTGGCTATCTACCCCCGTCGATGGCGATGTAATCATGGCTTGAATAATGCCAGTACTAAAGGCTTGAGGGATATCAGGTACTTGGATGGTCGTTGGCGTTGTGCCCATTAAATCAGCTAGACGTGATGTGGATGG
Protein-coding sequences here:
- a CDS encoding TRAP transporter small permease, which codes for MSQFKEKLYLCSGLLSGLCIVIITLLLLAQIVGRLFGFIVPSAEDFAGYALAASTFLGLAYTFREGGHIRVTLLIQRFSPVPRKIQEGVILILSFGLLCFLSYACCYMVYESYIYEEVSYGYIPIPLWIPQLPVAIGVIALTLAILDALITVLRGKTPTYSEQEDALSLEEI
- a CDS encoding two-component system response regulator, translated to MIETTLEQSRTSKWLEKPTVLIVDDTPENIDVLVASLSDEYTIQVALNGKKALAIASLAPRPDIILLDVMMPEMDGYDVCQQLKNNPVTATIPVIFVTAKHDIKDEEKGLSLGAVDYIIKPISPPIVRARVRTHLALYDQNRQLQKKVDDRTKALQASQLRIIHHLGRAVEFKDNETGAHVIRMSHYARMLAQAYGGNEEWVNFIFQAAPMHDVGKIGISDAILLKPGKLTPEEWETMKLHTVYGGEILAEDDDPMLQIAKTIALTHHEKWDGSGYPNGLKGEEIPLEGRIVAIADVLDALMSKRPYKEAWTLEDSLAYIEENSGTHFDPDLVPILKTLHSQIESIRQQYPDREEDLILNSF
- a CDS encoding TRAP transporter large permease subunit; the protein is MDMMWISILLAFAMLALLSLGVWVSFTLIVIGGLGLILSENYQVDLLFATSSWGASTAWSLTALPLFIWMGEVLFRTRLSEDLFKGLSPWLGGVPGKLLHVNILSCGIFAAVSGSSAATAATIGRMTLPELRKQGYSDRMAIGTLAGSGTLGLLIPPSIILIVYGVAAEVSIARLFIAGALPGLLLVTLFMGFTMIWGHLHKSELPKTVDHETSWSARIKGLRKLLPVVGLIGFVLGSIYGGITTPTEAAAIGVAGALILAAFTGSLSRHSFMDSLLGAVKSSCMIGFILVGAHFLTLAMGFLGIPKALALWISGMSLSPMELILYLTVLFVILGCFLDGISVVVLTVAVILPMVQAANIDLLWFGIFIVLVVEMSQITPPVGFNLFVIQSLTGKNILYVAKAALPFFLLIGLAILLISIFPEIVTYLPMTMSQN
- the ahpC gene encoding alkyl hydroperoxide reductase subunit C translates to MINTQIKPFNATAFKNGEFVEISEKDVLGKWAVFFFYPADFTFVCPTELGDVADNYAELQSRGVEVFSVSTDTHFTHKAWHASSDTIGKIQYYMVGDQTGNITNNFGVMREGQGLADRATFLIDPEGTIQAMEITAEGIGRDAQDLLRKVKAAQYVAAHPGEVCPAKWKEGEETLTPSLDLVGKI
- a CDS encoding ABC transporter substrate-binding protein; the protein is MILKIITCLTLSLVLIGEAAHSSELRFGFTGPLTGPNALTGTQLVRGLELGFKHINDSKKLNYSLSLIPLDDGYEPSRTPSQVTKLIQDYGVKAMLGSVGTPTNLASLSVLSKYDIPLISPFSGALSLRAERASPFIFNTRVSYTEEAYYLVNLLINDFGIKPNEIAIFAQKDSYGDAGLASTIDALLSVGLKDPTSILQIRHQRNSNEVNHSVADVLGVFPIPKAIILVSTYGTSANFIKQLEHFGISPLFAAFSFTGLEAIQAQTSDTEAKILITQTTPSLIDSTSPIIKQLKEDMARFGDMAPPTTIQLEGYINALTVGQALLPLKDLPTSDEIESSLKELLRDSNDTQKQNELFILNQKKQHIWVQFINKGKLQTRPYADIQ
- the pxpB gene encoding 5-oxoprolinase subunit PxpB; its protein translation is MSREDFPNLEMVSNQACLLTFSQVISEATSNYIAQVTQHLAKLSGIVDLVPSYTTLLVVFDDDHYDRFAIFKTIRQTIENIDPNNFSSTDQREVVIPVYYGKEVGPDIEDVANHCKLSLDEVIKRHSETTYRAYAIGFTPGFAFLGNTPDELHVPRKTTPRLKVPIGSVALAENQTAVYPSVTPGGWQIIGRTPVNLIDWSSKNLALIAMGDSVRFESISRDEFLEQGGQLDGF
- a CDS encoding biotin-dependent carboxyltransferase family protein — protein: MAFKVIKPGLLALIQDLGRHGHQSIGLTTGGPMDEVAFRWGNALLDNQDNDAQVEITFGMFTVEAQADTSIAITGADLAATLNDKSIMPWQSYAIKKGDILAFQQPVWGLRAYLAVKGGFLCEPALGSVATVVREQIGGLTGKGDKLQKGDLLPYQANPHHEKRSVPHLAIPNYGNKEIPVILGYQYQSFSTLERAHFFSSDYTVSSNSDRMGYRLEGQEVHSNLKGIISEGIAYGAIQIPKDGQPIVLLQDRQTIGGYPKMGCVTRIGGSILAQQKPGNIIQFTPITVDQAEQERHLQMARLAQWR
- a CDS encoding response regulator, with translation MMILDRHHLSISPLVWLLAFVALISSIVGAAILTITLQELTKQRLDLRAQQTKLLNASAELREIVPAYRGKLRQALFEGSDPAANDKFNIYSYYQAIETLEADSNNEQTQYFSAQLSDHGFAILETTLLITDWYDRRYKHYSDEKQLNFQGKALDDLKQLKSLIHSITGKNRLQENFLIYQYNTSKYEKRKQLSEEYLKLRLSRLESALNTAMEDINTLEVALNVMIASNSLSVITDLKDNQIKSSLDRLDYVIAESAKIHPEAAIKLQQVRIELGETLFGKGYFFDNTEQVIKLGGDGLFEERVEHILLEEEKLELINLLEKTFSPLPRLVDQIGSFVQLNSKNLDQKIEDQLSQVKSRILWISGISITILLLLAWAISRRVTRQLSSFIESEERFRSMFEVTPDPVWILIDQKIVDCNDAAVQTLNYPKKESLLGKEIGDISPNKQTDGTLSSSCLKHHFEQVDMYGNIRTEWVFQRPDGERIYADMIILSIAFNNHPATIISWRDVTEKFMSQQSLAQYKEKLENDIALQTKELQSAKEAAENANQAKSEFLANMSHEIRTPMNSIIGMSSLALQTELNNKQRGYIEKVSHSAESLLHIINDILDFSKIEARKMDIENVPFMLPSLIHKVAHVLELKIEEKGLELIIDIDADVPQQVIGDPTRLRQILLNLGNNAVKFTQQGEIIIHVSYSKQDQQENTIHFSVQDTGIGISQDKQSNLFQSFSQADTSTTRRFGGTGLGLAISKRLIQLMGGKIWVESEENKGSTFHFTVNFESTESISHSYTLNTHANLNQVMIVDDNDSAREVLKASVEALGLNCRSFSHGREAIKYIASLKAASQPYPLMFIDWKMPDLDGIDTCKAILNETSDDTPLSIIMVTAYRLEEARKAGEGLPISAYLTKPVTTSSLFDQIIQLCGPQSASVINHPIDSHDISFSDELAGAKVLLVEDNEINRELAEEILSRNGILFTSATNGQEAIDLLGSDLFDCILMDCQMPVMDGYTATQKIRSMKQYQDIPIIAMTANVMAEDIKYAKASGMNDHIAKPIHFETMFTTLRTWIKPIIKTSAALPITAPDNKTDDAELPNSIHIDAELGLARTLTKPLYTRLLKRFLKTHASFIDECKAAMKENDLVLANRLAHTLKGNAATLGMTELAVSAEKLEKAFEEKNNNITPILISVEQDLNIILSELRAWRSAIKPTRDDGLLTAPVMEASELRSHIQTLITYIDRNEVEALSLAQTLLTNIADKDIHAVMTKIIAALKIYDFDLAATHLAKLTHYLEEHEK
- a CDS encoding 5-oxoprolinase subunit PxpA yields the protein MKLNCDMGEAFGAWQMGLDDQIMPFIDQANIACGFHASDPLTMAKTVALAKQHNVTIGAHPAYPDLVGFGRRNMDIAPAELKALIQYQIGALKGICESQNTQVDYVKPHGALYNTMMADFSVLETVMQAVSELDATLPLMVMAVPEAPEIKQMAKQYDIHVWFEAFSDRLYTDEGRLTPRKEPNAVHASFDLIEKQVEQLCETGSLTTTSGKQLAIHADTICVHGDGAHAVDAVTRIRSLVDRLKLSQPTKANTN